One window of the Hemiscyllium ocellatum isolate sHemOce1 chromosome 11, sHemOce1.pat.X.cur, whole genome shotgun sequence genome contains the following:
- the upf3b gene encoding regulator of nonsense transcripts 3B, with protein MKEDKENTKPREKKVEVKYEERAEKPEKKEKKEVLTKVVIRRLPPTLTKEQLEEQLAPLPEHDYFEFFSTNSSLFPHVFSRAYINFKNQDDIVLFRDQFDGYVFIDSKGQEYPAIVEFAPFQKIPKKKSKKKDAKVGTVEDGMDPIHFSDDPEYKKFLESYNNADDERNSNNPETLLEEIEAKTKELAAKKTTPLLDYVKNKQRIREEKREERRRRELEKRRLREEEKRKWREDERRKRREAEKQKKMLEKGFEKDKDRSKDEPKIKLLKKADKGDDSSSVEKPREKVKKLERERAKEDRPFTGQGKRLESTIKEDKGKKHDRVEDDSGRDYRDKEDRERERRLKDKERRKRQEEERWKPRERCEADKSFRKKEEEIKKENDQTSEKTRKKESSEAASSYDRLERGKEEKKEDGTAKKERIRNKDRPTMQLYQPGARSRSRLMTSSKSNDSSIKSPEASEEKKEEFESSRNIAEKESEE; from the exons ATGAAGGAAGACAAGGAGAATACCAAACCCAGGGAGAAGAAGGTGGAGGTCAAATATGAGGAAAGGGCAGAGAAACCCGAAAAGAAGGAGAAGAAGGAGGTCTTGACCAAG GTGGTGATCCGTCGTTTGCCTCCAACTCTGACAAAAGAGCAGTTAGAAGAGCAACTTGCCCCTTTGCCTGAACATGATTACTTTGAATTTTTCTCTACCAATTCAAG TTTGTTTCCTCATGTCTTTTCGAGAGCATACATCAACTTTAAAAATCAGGACGACATTGTCCTCTTCAGGGATCAATTTGATGGCTATGTTTTCATTGATAGCAAAG GGCAGGAGTACCCTGCGATTGTAGAATTTGCACCCTTTCAGAAAATTCCAAAAAAGAAGAGCAAGAAAAAAGATGCAAAAGTGGGAACTGTTGAAGATGGTATGGATCCTATACATTTTAGTGATG ATCCTGAATATAAAAAGTTCTTGGAGAGTTATAATAATgcagatgatgagagaaattcaAACAATCCTGAAACACTTTTGGAGGAAATTGAAGCTAAAACTAAAGAGTTAGCAG CTAAGAAAACCACACCCCTTTTGGACTATGTGAAAAATAAacag AGAATAAGAGAGGAGAAAAGAGAAGAAAGGAGACGAAGAGAGTTGGAAAAGAGGCGACTCCGTGAAGAAGAaaagagaaagtggagagaggACGAAAGACGGAAAAGGAGAGAAGCGGAGAAGCAAAAGAAGATGTTAGAAAAAGGATTTGAAAAAGACAAGGACAGATCAAAGGATGAGCCAAAGATAAAA CTTCTGAAGAAGgcagataaaggggatgactCCTCCAGTGTAGAAAAGccaagggagaaagtgaagaaactgGAGAGAGAGCGAGCTAAAGAGGACAGACCATTCACTGGACAGGGTAAACGCCTGGAGAGCACCATCAAAGAAGATAAAGGAAAGAA GCATGACAGGGTTGAAGATGACAGTGGAAGAGATTACCGGGATAAAGAGGATCGGGAGCGTGAGAGAAGGCTAAAGGACAAAGAACGTCGGAAACGGCAGGAGGAAGAACGATGGAAGCCGAGGGAGCGATGTGAGGCAGACAAATCTTTcagaaaaaaggaggaagagattaAGAAGGAAAATGATCAAACAAGCGAGAAGACCAGGAAGAAGGAAAGCTCAGAAGCTGCATCAAGTTATGACCGGTTGGAGAGAGGAAAAGAGGAGAAGAAGGAGGATGGCACAGCAAAGAAGGAACGAATCCGAAATAAG GACCGACCAACAATGCAGCTGTACCAGCCAGGAGCACGGAGTCGCAGCCGGTTAATGACCAGTTCAAAGTCTAATGACAGCAGCATAAAGTCACCAGAAGCAAGTGAGGAGAAAAAGGAGGAATTTGAGTCTTCCAGGAATATTGCAGAAAAGGAGAGTGAAGAATGA
- the ndufa1 gene encoding NADH dehydrogenase [ubiquinone] 1 alpha subcomplex subunit 1: protein MRPAKVAVRGSCRRSVMWYEILPGIAIMAGCLTVPGLATIYIHRWANGGKEKRVARLPYHWTLMDRDRRVSGSKTYYDSKGLENID, encoded by the exons ATGCGCCCTGCGAAGGTCGCTGTGAGGGGGAGCTGTAGGAGGTCTGTGATGTGGTACGAGATCCTGCCCGGGATTGCCATCATGGCCGGCTGCCTGACGGTGCCAGGCCTCGCCACCATCTACATTCACAGGTGGGCGAACGGCGGCAAG GAAAAGAGAGTTGCACGCTTGCCATATCATTGGACCCTGATGGATCGAGACAGAAGAGTATCTGGTAGCAAAACCTATTACGACTCAAAG GGATTAGAAAACATTGACTGA